In Musa acuminata AAA Group cultivar baxijiao chromosome BXJ2-8, Cavendish_Baxijiao_AAA, whole genome shotgun sequence, one genomic interval encodes:
- the LOC135618785 gene encoding probable glycerol-3-phosphate acyltransferase 3, whose protein sequence is MNSKSLLKSLYLIYKFSIRRLRTSYASYGRTQKHPPPEKLSGKTIVCDMEGGLLRTSSTFPYFMLVALEAGGLLRGLLLLILCPLISCLSHEVGLRVMVMVCFLGLRKDKFRVGRAVLPKFFLEEVGLEGFEVVRRGGRRVCVSSMPTVMVEEFLQGYLDVEVVLGRELKVFGGYYTGLMVEEEEEETKASLALEELLGDEKVGKGGAVGFGSYPTSLRKQHLFSHCEEVYSVSEAEKRRWHPLPSSKYPKPLVFHDGRIAFRPTPVAALCMFVWLPLGFLLASARALGFILLPYVLSIPLLAFLGMRSRVVTSSPPPRKEEEEEGRSSRLYITNHRTLLDPLVIAAALRRNVTATTYSVSRISEWISPIRTVRLTRNREEDKRRMKQLLEEGELVVVCPEGTTCREPYLLRFSPLFTEVSREVTPVASETSVTMFYGTSTNKLKFLDPLFFLMNPFPCYEVEFMGRVPTSSIAGEVCSSYQMANHLQGEIGRLLGFHCTSLTRKDKYLMLAGTAGVVEADDKGR, encoded by the exons atgaattCAAAGTCCTTGTTGAAGTCCCTTTACTTGATCTACAAGTTCTCGATAAGGAGGCTGAGGACTTCCTACGCAAGCTATGGGAGGACACAGAAGCATCCTCCGCCGGAAAAGCTGTCCGGCAAAACCATAGTTTGTGATATGGAGGGAGGGCTCCTCAGGACATCCTCCACCTTCCCATACTTCATGCTGGTGGCACTGGAGGCAGGAGGGCTATTGAGGGGGCTGCTTCTCTTGATTCTGTGCCCTCTGATCTCTTGCCTGAGCCATGAGGTGGGGCTGAGGGTCATGGTCATGGTGTGTTTCCTAGGACTGAGGAAGGACAAATTTAGGGTTGGCAGAGCTGTGCTGCCCAAGTTCTTCCTGGAGGAGGTTGGTTTGGAAGGGTTTGAGGTGGtgaggagaggagggaggagggtgtGTGTCAGCTCCATGCCAACCGTAATGGTGGAAGAGTTTCTGCAGGGGTATTTGGACGTGGAGGTGGTGTTGGGGAGGGAGTTGAAGGTGTTCGGCGGGTACTACACCGGGTtgatggtggaggaggaggaggaggagacgaagGCAAGCTTGGCTTTGGAGGAGCTGCTCGGAGATGAGAAGGTGGGGAAAGGCGGGGCTGTTGGATTCGGAAGCTATCCCACTTCTCTTCGCAAGCAGCATCTCTTCTCCCACTGTGAG GAAGTGTACTCGGTGAGCGAAGCCGAGAAGAGAAGGTGGCATCCGCTGCCAAGCTCCAAGTACCCGAAGCCGCTGGTGTTCCACGACGGCAGAATCGCCTTCAGGCCGACCCCCGTCGCCGCACTGTGCATGTTCGTGTGGCTCCCCCTAGGCTTCCTCCTCGCCTCTGCCCGCGCCCTCGGCTTCATCCTCCTCCCCTACGTTCTCTCCATCCCTTTGCTCGCCTTCCTTGGCATGCGCAGCCGGGTCGTCACCTCCTCTCCTCCCCCccgcaaggaggaggaggaggagggcaggAGCAGCCGGCTCTACATCACCAACCACCGCACCCTCCTCGACCCCCTCGTCATCGCCGCCGCCCTCCGTCGCAACGTCACCGCCACCACCTACAGCGTCAGCCGCATCAGCGAGTGGATCTCCCCCATCAGGACCGTCCGGCTGACGAGGAACAGGGAGGAGGACAAGAGGAGGATGAAGCAGCTGCTCGAGGAAGGGGAACTCGTCGTGGTGTGCCCCGAGGGGACAACGTGCCGCGAGCCGTACCTGCTCCGGTTCAGCCCACTGTTCACGGAGGTGAGCCGGGAGGTCACGCCGGTGGCGTCGGAGACCTCGGTCACCATGTTCTACGGCACCAGCACCAACAAGCTCAAGTTCCTGGACCCCTTGTTCTTCCTCATGAACCCCTTCCCGTGCTACGAGGTGGAGTTCATGGGGAGGGTGCCCACCAGCTCCATCGCCGGTGAGGTCTGCAGCAGCTACCAGATGGCCAACCATCTGCAAGGCGAGATCGGACGGCTTCTGGGCTTCCACTGCACCAGCCTCACCCGGAAAGACAAGTACTTGATGCTCGCAGGCACCGCAGGCGTCGTCGAGGCAGATGACAAGGGCCGGTGA